From a region of the Syngnathus scovelli strain Florida chromosome 19, RoL_Ssco_1.2, whole genome shotgun sequence genome:
- the LOC125987391 gene encoding semaphorin-6D isoform X1 yields MALGEGPPLLLLLASCFLHASSFPRDLQAISLLDESGRLPVFSSLLRDDANGRPGLRFQRMTRVNRMLFITARDHVFAVNLTTAAEAFVPQTTLTWHAADVSKCAVRGKDGDECYNYIKVLVPRDDETLFVCGTNAFNPACRNYKTSTLEQVGSDLPGQARCPFESSQSNAGTFAGGDFYSATVTDFLASDAVIYRSLGDGRPVLRTVKYDSKWLREPRFLHAVDYGSHVYFFLSEIAAEYTTLGKVVFSRVARVCKNDNGGSPRVLDKHWTSFLKARLNCSLPGDSLFYFDVLQSLTSILQINGRPAVLAVFTTQANSIPGSAVCAFYMDEVEKVFGGKFKEQRGSDSAWMAVADDAVPEPRPGSCAGDGPAANFKSSADFPDETLAFIKSFPLMDGAVPAVNRRPLYTRTASRFKLTQIVADVSAGPHKERTVVFLGSEDGRVAKVLAATLPHDTFGSKLLEDIDVYDPDKCDPGVLEGDRRILGLELDKEHHALFVAFSSCLVRVPLSRCRRHGACKRACLASQDPYCIWLRTGRCADMAPGFKAGFEQDIEGDHSNMAPCQAVISAASGNRETPSDSAYGVLGAAAVDEDSASGVHYTLLIACALLAFLLGAASSGLLASRFCGGAHQKGKLDKDLEASLPHALSLHSLAKLSGLLDTTVPKEDKTVESQYPETCGSFIPEGRASDALTACHRLAAAEPQVGLTQAASDLLALPTANSGPERPWRKTSSEFPVPDGPASSADSLASFAAVTTADCVSPCVFPPPHLRGNGQPSSDASDVSALDELLRHIQQVSAQGDGGIRVLTSTSRGHPHHHLHQCGLDRSRHCGNRQPATQALPLNANGAILRQHAMIPEAPVQPGGLALVEMGGGLPRHHSSNQRGAPPRQHLLARMNTSSSGPPAPRACLTRQHSYSEGVCVQRGNASAVRRAVSLKPKVPPKPLFLPDARN; encoded by the exons ATggccctgggcgaggggccaccGTTGCTGCTCCTGCTCGCTTCCTGCTTCCTGCATGCCTCGTCCTTCCCACGAGACCTGCAAGCCATCAGCCTGCTGGACG AGTCGGGACGCTTGCCGGTATTCTCAAGTCTGCTGCGGGATGACGCCAATGGCCGGCCGGGTCTCCGCTTCCAGAGGATGACGCGCGTCAACCGCATGCTCTTCATCACTGCCAG GGATCACGTGTTTGCCGTAAACCTGACGACGGCAGCCGAGGCCTTCGTACCTCAGACG ACGCTGACGTGGCACGCCGCCGACGTGAGCAAGTGTGCCGTGCGGGGGAAAGACGGC GACGAGTGTTACAACTACATCAAAGTGTTGGTGCCGCGCGACGACGAGACGCTGTTTGTGTGCGGGACCAATGCCTTCAACCCGGCGTGCCGCAACTACAAG ACGAGCACGTTGGAACAGGTGGGCTCGGACCTGCCGGGTCAGGCGCGGTGTCCCTTCGAGTCAAGCCAGTCCAACGCTGGGACATTCGCCG GTGGAGATTTCTACTCGGCCACCGTGACCGACTTCCTGGCCAGCGATGCCGTCATCTACCGCAGCCTGGGAGACGGCCGACCCGTCCTCAGAACCGTCAAGTACGACTCCAAGTGGCTTCGAG AGCCTCGTTTCCTTCACGCCGTGGACTACGGGAGCCACGTCTACTTTTTCCTGAGCGAGATCGCGGCGGAGTACACCACCTTGGGGAAG GTTGTCTTTTCTCGGGTGGCCAGAGTCTGCAAGAATGACAACGGCGGCTCGCCGAGAGTCCTGGACAAGCACTGGACCTCCTTCCTTAAG GCTCGCCTGAACTGTTCTCTTCCCGGAGATTCTCTCTTCTACTTTGACGTGCTCCAATCGCTGACCAGCATTCTGCAGATCAATGGACGTCCCGCCGTGTTGGCTGTCTTCACCACGCAGGCTAACAG CATTCCGGGTTCGGCGGTGTGCGCGTTCTACATGGACGAGGTGGAGAAAGTGTTTGGAGGCAAGTTCAAGGAGCAACGCGGCAGCGACTCGGCGTGGATGGCCGTGGCGGACGACGCTGTGCCCGAGCCGCG GCCCGGGTCGTGCGCGGGCGACGGGCCGGCCGCCAACTTCAAATCTTCTGCGGATTTCCCGGACGAGACGCTGGCGTTCATCAAATCTTTTCCACTGATGGACGGTGCCGTGCCTGCTGTCAACCGGCGGCCACTTTACACCAGGACCGCCAGCAG GTTCAAGCTGACGCAGATCGTGGCTGATGTTTCGGCGGGTCCCCACAAGGAGCGCACGGTGGTGTTCTTGGGCTCAGAGGACGGCCGAGTGGCTAAGGTTCTGGCTGCCACGCTTCCCCACGACACCTTTGGCTCCAAACTCCTGGAGGACATTGACGTATACGACCCCGACAA GTGTGACCCTGGTGTCCTGGAGGGGGACCGCAGGATTTTGGGCCTGGAGCTGGACAAGGAGCACCACGCCTTGTTTGTGGCGTTCAGCAGCTGTCTGGTGCGCGTGCCGCTCAGCCGATGCCGACGGCACGGTGCCTGTAAAAG GGCGTGTCTGGCCTCGCAGGACCCCTACTGCATCTGGCTGCGGACAGGAAGGTGTGCTGACATGGCACCCGGGTTCAA GGCGGGATTTGAGCAGGACATCGAGGGGGACCACTCCAATATGGCCCCGTGTCAAG CAGTCATCTCGGCGGCCTCTGGTAACCGGGAAACACCCTCCGACTCGGCTTACG GCGTGCTTGGTGCCGCAGCCGTGGATGAAGACTCGGCGTCTGGCGTCCACTACACTCTGCTGATCGCCTGTGCGCTGCTGGCGTTCTTGCTGGGCGCCGCCTCGTCGGGCCTTCTGGCGTCGCGCTTCTGCGGCGGCGCCCATCAGAAGGGGAAGTTGGAcaaagacctggaggcctcgctgcCCCACGCCTTGTCGCTGCACTCGCTTGCCAAGCTGAGCGGACTTCTGGACACCACCGTGCCCAAG GAGGACAAAACGGTCGAGTCGCAGTACCCCGAGACGTGTGGATCCTTCATCCCCGAGGGCCGAGCGTCTGATGCCCTGACCGCGTGCCACCGGCTTGCTGCGGCCGAGCCCCAAGTTGGCCTGACGCAG GCGGCCAGCGACCTGTTGGCTCTTCCCACGGCCAACTCGGGCCCGGAACGCCCTTGGCGGAAGACGAGCTCAGAATTCCCTGTGCCGGATGGCCCCGCCTCCTCTGCGGACAGCCTCGCCTCCTTTGCAGCGGTGACGACTGCTGACTGCGTATCTCCGTGTGTGTTTCCGCCCCCTCATCTCCGTGGCAACGGCCAACCGTCCTCTGACGCATCGGACGTGTCTGCGTTGGATGAGCTTCTGAGGCACATCCAGCAGGTCAGCGCCCAGGGTGACGGGGGCATCAGGGTCCTGACGTCCACCTCTCGAGGGCATCCTCACCATCATCTTCATCAGTGTGGCTTGGACCGCAGCCGTCACTGTGGCAACCGGCAGCCGGCAACTCAAGCGCTGCCGCTGAATGCTAACGGCGCTATCTTGCGCCAACACGCCATGATCCCGGAGGCTCCGGTCCAGCCCGGAGGTCTCGCCCTTGTTGAGATGGGCGGCGGCCTACCGCGCcatcacagttccaaccagcgGGGGGCACCGCCACGGCAACATTTGCTGGCCAGAATGAACACCAGCAGCAGCGGCCCCCCGGCCCCGCGGGCCTGCCTGACGCGTCAGCACAGTTACAGCGAGGGAGTCTGCGTGCAGCGTGGTAACGCTAGTGCCGTGCGCCGTGCTGTCTCTCTCAAGCCCAAAGTGCCGCCCAAACCTTTGTTCCTTCCCGACGCCCGCAATTAG
- the LOC125987391 gene encoding semaphorin-6D isoform X2, with protein MALGEGPPLLLLLASCFLHASSFPRDLQAISLLDESGRLPVFSSLLRDDANGRPGLRFQRMTRVNRMLFITARDHVFAVNLTTAAEAFVPQTTLTWHAADVSKCAVRGKDGDECYNYIKVLVPRDDETLFVCGTNAFNPACRNYKTSTLEQVGSDLPGQARCPFESSQSNAGTFAGGDFYSATVTDFLASDAVIYRSLGDGRPVLRTVKYDSKWLREPRFLHAVDYGSHVYFFLSEIAAEYTTLGKVVFSRVARVCKNDNGGSPRVLDKHWTSFLKARLNCSLPGDSLFYFDVLQSLTSILQINGRPAVLAVFTTQANSIPGSAVCAFYMDEVEKVFGGKFKEQRGSDSAWMAVADDAVPEPRPGSCAGDGPAANFKSSADFPDETLAFIKSFPLMDGAVPAVNRRPLYTRTASRFKLTQIVADVSAGPHKERTVVFLGSEDGRVAKVLAATLPHDTFGSKLLEDIDVYDPDKCDPGVLEGDRRILGLELDKEHHALFVAFSSCLVRVPLSRCRRHGACKRACLASQDPYCIWLRTGRCADMAPGFKAGFEQDIEGDHSNMAPCQVISAASGNRETPSDSAYGVLGAAAVDEDSASGVHYTLLIACALLAFLLGAASSGLLASRFCGGAHQKGKLDKDLEASLPHALSLHSLAKLSGLLDTTVPKEDKTVESQYPETCGSFIPEGRASDALTACHRLAAAEPQVGLTQAASDLLALPTANSGPERPWRKTSSEFPVPDGPASSADSLASFAAVTTADCVSPCVFPPPHLRGNGQPSSDASDVSALDELLRHIQQVSAQGDGGIRVLTSTSRGHPHHHLHQCGLDRSRHCGNRQPATQALPLNANGAILRQHAMIPEAPVQPGGLALVEMGGGLPRHHSSNQRGAPPRQHLLARMNTSSSGPPAPRACLTRQHSYSEGVCVQRGNASAVRRAVSLKPKVPPKPLFLPDARN; from the exons ATggccctgggcgaggggccaccGTTGCTGCTCCTGCTCGCTTCCTGCTTCCTGCATGCCTCGTCCTTCCCACGAGACCTGCAAGCCATCAGCCTGCTGGACG AGTCGGGACGCTTGCCGGTATTCTCAAGTCTGCTGCGGGATGACGCCAATGGCCGGCCGGGTCTCCGCTTCCAGAGGATGACGCGCGTCAACCGCATGCTCTTCATCACTGCCAG GGATCACGTGTTTGCCGTAAACCTGACGACGGCAGCCGAGGCCTTCGTACCTCAGACG ACGCTGACGTGGCACGCCGCCGACGTGAGCAAGTGTGCCGTGCGGGGGAAAGACGGC GACGAGTGTTACAACTACATCAAAGTGTTGGTGCCGCGCGACGACGAGACGCTGTTTGTGTGCGGGACCAATGCCTTCAACCCGGCGTGCCGCAACTACAAG ACGAGCACGTTGGAACAGGTGGGCTCGGACCTGCCGGGTCAGGCGCGGTGTCCCTTCGAGTCAAGCCAGTCCAACGCTGGGACATTCGCCG GTGGAGATTTCTACTCGGCCACCGTGACCGACTTCCTGGCCAGCGATGCCGTCATCTACCGCAGCCTGGGAGACGGCCGACCCGTCCTCAGAACCGTCAAGTACGACTCCAAGTGGCTTCGAG AGCCTCGTTTCCTTCACGCCGTGGACTACGGGAGCCACGTCTACTTTTTCCTGAGCGAGATCGCGGCGGAGTACACCACCTTGGGGAAG GTTGTCTTTTCTCGGGTGGCCAGAGTCTGCAAGAATGACAACGGCGGCTCGCCGAGAGTCCTGGACAAGCACTGGACCTCCTTCCTTAAG GCTCGCCTGAACTGTTCTCTTCCCGGAGATTCTCTCTTCTACTTTGACGTGCTCCAATCGCTGACCAGCATTCTGCAGATCAATGGACGTCCCGCCGTGTTGGCTGTCTTCACCACGCAGGCTAACAG CATTCCGGGTTCGGCGGTGTGCGCGTTCTACATGGACGAGGTGGAGAAAGTGTTTGGAGGCAAGTTCAAGGAGCAACGCGGCAGCGACTCGGCGTGGATGGCCGTGGCGGACGACGCTGTGCCCGAGCCGCG GCCCGGGTCGTGCGCGGGCGACGGGCCGGCCGCCAACTTCAAATCTTCTGCGGATTTCCCGGACGAGACGCTGGCGTTCATCAAATCTTTTCCACTGATGGACGGTGCCGTGCCTGCTGTCAACCGGCGGCCACTTTACACCAGGACCGCCAGCAG GTTCAAGCTGACGCAGATCGTGGCTGATGTTTCGGCGGGTCCCCACAAGGAGCGCACGGTGGTGTTCTTGGGCTCAGAGGACGGCCGAGTGGCTAAGGTTCTGGCTGCCACGCTTCCCCACGACACCTTTGGCTCCAAACTCCTGGAGGACATTGACGTATACGACCCCGACAA GTGTGACCCTGGTGTCCTGGAGGGGGACCGCAGGATTTTGGGCCTGGAGCTGGACAAGGAGCACCACGCCTTGTTTGTGGCGTTCAGCAGCTGTCTGGTGCGCGTGCCGCTCAGCCGATGCCGACGGCACGGTGCCTGTAAAAG GGCGTGTCTGGCCTCGCAGGACCCCTACTGCATCTGGCTGCGGACAGGAAGGTGTGCTGACATGGCACCCGGGTTCAA GGCGGGATTTGAGCAGGACATCGAGGGGGACCACTCCAATATGGCCCCGTGTCAAG TCATCTCGGCGGCCTCTGGTAACCGGGAAACACCCTCCGACTCGGCTTACG GCGTGCTTGGTGCCGCAGCCGTGGATGAAGACTCGGCGTCTGGCGTCCACTACACTCTGCTGATCGCCTGTGCGCTGCTGGCGTTCTTGCTGGGCGCCGCCTCGTCGGGCCTTCTGGCGTCGCGCTTCTGCGGCGGCGCCCATCAGAAGGGGAAGTTGGAcaaagacctggaggcctcgctgcCCCACGCCTTGTCGCTGCACTCGCTTGCCAAGCTGAGCGGACTTCTGGACACCACCGTGCCCAAG GAGGACAAAACGGTCGAGTCGCAGTACCCCGAGACGTGTGGATCCTTCATCCCCGAGGGCCGAGCGTCTGATGCCCTGACCGCGTGCCACCGGCTTGCTGCGGCCGAGCCCCAAGTTGGCCTGACGCAG GCGGCCAGCGACCTGTTGGCTCTTCCCACGGCCAACTCGGGCCCGGAACGCCCTTGGCGGAAGACGAGCTCAGAATTCCCTGTGCCGGATGGCCCCGCCTCCTCTGCGGACAGCCTCGCCTCCTTTGCAGCGGTGACGACTGCTGACTGCGTATCTCCGTGTGTGTTTCCGCCCCCTCATCTCCGTGGCAACGGCCAACCGTCCTCTGACGCATCGGACGTGTCTGCGTTGGATGAGCTTCTGAGGCACATCCAGCAGGTCAGCGCCCAGGGTGACGGGGGCATCAGGGTCCTGACGTCCACCTCTCGAGGGCATCCTCACCATCATCTTCATCAGTGTGGCTTGGACCGCAGCCGTCACTGTGGCAACCGGCAGCCGGCAACTCAAGCGCTGCCGCTGAATGCTAACGGCGCTATCTTGCGCCAACACGCCATGATCCCGGAGGCTCCGGTCCAGCCCGGAGGTCTCGCCCTTGTTGAGATGGGCGGCGGCCTACCGCGCcatcacagttccaaccagcgGGGGGCACCGCCACGGCAACATTTGCTGGCCAGAATGAACACCAGCAGCAGCGGCCCCCCGGCCCCGCGGGCCTGCCTGACGCGTCAGCACAGTTACAGCGAGGGAGTCTGCGTGCAGCGTGGTAACGCTAGTGCCGTGCGCCGTGCTGTCTCTCTCAAGCCCAAAGTGCCGCCCAAACCTTTGTTCCTTCCCGACGCCCGCAATTAG
- the LOC125987417 gene encoding carcinoembryonic antigen-related cell adhesion molecule 5, translating to MTTTLTTTIVALLLVLSEWQRLEARDILPQGPVDAVVGKNVTLGTLLESPKYSFIIWNFNDGRHQIHVATLGAQGLKVNVPFQGRASVDAKSGALLLSALTTADSGNFSVIILSEEGDTETAEIQLRVFEPVSGVNLTANMTEALEHNSTVVLTCKAKGSFLNFTWLNGSVPVVPGGRLAIRQDEASSWLTIVDVLRTDLTQPIYCSATNKLETEKSAPFRLPVHYGPDEVTFTASQESEFVRAGSNFNLTCAVRSSPPANITWYQNQTLMETTGPVLPLQAVERLPLWQQMSHYMCRAANAKTQQVVTSRSVSFAVMKPVSGVQVSGPAQGTVLLASNSSANLSCRAMEGPVSSRLWLKDGQQLPASGDEGRVMVAPDGTWISLAPLLKGDNGRIVCRLSNAVSTEEAAYQLLVNFGPEAVTVSGQSAVEVGDAIQLRCSADSVPAANFTWKFNATLTEVKTATYAIDQAVYKNTGTYTCRAHNVVTGKSATFVHHLSVKEEGALDEGLSDGAIAGIIIAILAALGVAIGLVLYCRQKVPVESPY from the exons ATGACGACGACCCTGACCACGACGATTGTTGCGCTCCTGCTCGTCCTGTCTG AATGGCAGCGCCTGGAGGCTCGCGACATTCTCCCCCAGGGCCCAGTGGACGCCGTGGTGGGGAAAAACGTCACCCTGGGGACGCTCCTGGAGTCCCCCAAGTACTCGTTCATCATCTGGAACTTCAACGACGGTCGCCACCAGATTCACGTGGCCACCCTGGGGGCCCAGGGACTAAAGGTGAACGTGCCCTTCCAGGGGCGCGCGTCCGTGGACGCCAAGAGCGGCGCGCTGTTGCTAAGCGCGCTCACCACGGCCGACAGCGGAAACTTCAGCGTCATTATTTTGAGCGAGGAAGGAGACACCGAGACCGCCGAGATACAGCTGCGCGTGTTCG AGCCTGTGTCGGGCGTCAACCTGACCGCAAACATGACTGAGGCGCTGGAGCACAACAGCACGGTGGTCCTGACCTGCAAGGCTAAAGGCTCTTTCCTCAACTTCACCTGGCTCAACGGCAGTGTGCCTGTTGTCCCTGGCGGACGGCTTGCTATCCGACAG GACGAGGCGAGCAGTTGGCTGACCATTGTCGATGTCCTGCGCACTGACCTGACACAACCCATTTACTGCAGTGCCACCAATAAACTAGAGACGGAGAAGAGCGCCCCCTTCAGGCTGCCCGTCCACT ATGGTCCGGACGAGGTCACCTTCACGGCTTCCCAAGAGTCGGAGTTTGTGCGGGCCGGTTCCAACTTCAACCTAACATGTGCCGTGCGCTCCAGTCCACCCGCCAATATCACGTGGTACCAGAACCAGACCCTGATGGAAACCACCGGGCCTGTGCTGCCGCTGCAGGCTGTGGAGCGGCTTCCCCTGTGGCAACAGATGAGTCACTACATGTGCCGAGCTGCCAACGCCAAGACCCAGCAAGTCGTCACCTCGCGTAGCGTTTCATTCGCTGTCATGA AGCCGGTGTCGGGCGTGCAAGTGAGCGGGCCAGCCCAGGGCACGGTCCTGCTGGCCAGCAACAGCTCGGCCAACTTGAGCTGCCGTGCGATGGAAGGTCCCGTGAGCAGCCGCTTGTGGCTGAAGGACGGCCAGCAGCTGCCGGCGTCGGGCGACGAGGGCCGCGTGATGGTGGCGCCCGACGGCACTTGGATCAGCTTGGCGCCGTTGCTCAAGGGCGACAACGGCCGCATCGTGTGCCGCCTGTCCAATGCCGTTAGCACAGAGGAGGCTGCCTACCAGCTGCTTGTTAACT TTGGCCCCGAGGCGGTGACGGTGAGCGGGCAGAGCGCGGTGGAGGTGGGCGACGCCATCCAACTCAGGTGCTCAGCCGACTCAGTGCCGGCCGCCAACTTCACCTGGAAGTTCAACGCGACGCTGACAGAGGTCAAGACGGCCACCTACGCCATTGACCAGGCCGTCTACAAGAACACGGGCACCTACACCTGCCGGGCGCATAATGTCGTCACCGGCAAGAGCGCCACCTTCGTGCACCACCTGTCCGTCAAAG AGGAGGGCGCGTTGGATGAAGGCCTATCAGATGGCGCCATCGCCGGCATCATCATTGCCATCCTGGCCGCGTTGGGCGTGGCCATTGGCTTGGTCTTGTACTGCCGGCAGAAAGTTCC GGTGGAGTCGCCATACTAG